The nucleotide sequence GCTCTGCTTCTGTTTTCTGAAGAAATTCAACCCGAGAGATAATTCCTGTCTTCTCTCCGCGGCTTTCTCGTAGCTGGTTGATTTCAGAGTGAACCTTGCCGAGATCGGCAAATGCTCCCAGGGCAGAGATGGATCGGAGAAGCTGAGTCTCCTTTTCTCCGAGCGACTCAAGTTCGCTCCCTTTGGCGCGGAGTTGACTCCTGAGTCTGTCTACACTTCCTTGGATAAACTGCACCTTGTTGGAGATCATCGAATTGTGAAAATCCTGGAGCTCCGAGAATCTATGTGCGAGTCGAGGAAGTTCGCGGTCGGCCGCCTTGTACAGCTCCTCAAGTCGGCCAGTGTCTATATTTGTCGCTGCCGCCTTCAGTGATTGTATAGTTCTTTCGCTGCCGTTGAGTTGTAACTGGAGGTGGGCGACCTGCAGTCCGAGCTCTGTTATCGACTCTCGCAAGTGGCCGAGTTGGTCGATTTCATCCCTTACGGCTGGCCCCACTTCAAAGCTTGCAAGCTGCTTCTGTTTTTCGGCGAGGTCGCGATCGATAACGGCAACCATCTGACGGAGAGAGTTAGTGGAGACGCCCTTGAAGCCAGATAGTTGGTTCGATGTTTCTTTGATTTTTCGCTGCAGGTCTCTTCTATTCTGAAGGAGTTTTTGATCGTCGAAGCCGAACAGGAAAAGCCAGGCAGGTTCGTAATCTTCGGTCGATGTTGTCGGGTGGAGGAATTTCAGAGTGTTTGAAATCTGCTGGGCATCTGCTCGTATGAATTTCTTTATCAACTGCCGGAAAGAAGGCTTCTGCTCGTTTAGGCGGAAAAGTTCGTAGCCAAGCTTCTCATTGGCGGCCTTGGCACTGAGCACTTCGCCATTCACAATGGGCGGCTCGCCAAAGGGTCTTGCAATGTTTAGCTTTCTGGTCGGAGATTCTGCTTCAAGTTCAAAAACCACATTGCCTTCGGTTAGAAATCTATAAATAACTTCATTGGTGGTTCTGAATTCTGGATCTTTATACAGGTCTTCGCCAGACGATCCGAAGCAGTAGTCAATAGACCTCAGAAGCGTTGTCTTACCAACATTGTTGCCGGAGTCGGTCTGTGCTCCCGATGTCACATCCAGGACGAGATTTAGCCCCTTGCGAAACGTGACTTCACGAACGACTGTCCCATGCGAGGTGATGCGGAAGCGACTTAGAAACATTTTTCAATATCCCCCTCAGGGCTGACGGACACGACACCAAGGAGAAAAAGCCAGTCTGCTGCGAGGATGCAATATTCAAGAGGAATCGAGTTTTCCGAGCCGTGCTTTGAATTGAGTCGCGTCAATAGCCAGCTCAATTCGACGCGCCCGGTTGGTGCCTCTTGCAATTCGCGCATTATGCGAGCGCCAAGGTAATAGAGGCTGCGCTCGGGCGAGGACTCGAAGTCGACAATCATG is from Myxococcus fulvus and encodes:
- a CDS encoding DUF2326 domain-containing protein; protein product: MFLSRFRITSHGTVVREVTFRKGLNLVLDVTSGAQTDSGNNVGKTTLLRSIDYCFGSSGEDLYKDPEFRTTNEVIYRFLTEGNVVFELEAESPTRKLNIARPFGEPPIVNGEVLSAKAANEKLGYELFRLNEQKPSFRQLIKKFIRADAQQISNTLKFLHPTTSTEDYEPAWLFLFGFDDQKLLQNRRDLQRKIKETSNQLSGFKGVSTNSLRQMVAVIDRDLAEKQKQLASFEVGPAVRDEIDQLGHLRESITELGLQVAHLQLQLNGSERTIQSLKAAATNIDTGRLEELYKAADRELPRLAHRFSELQDFHNSMISNKVQFIQGSVDRLRSQLRAKGSELESLGEKETQLLRSISALGAFADLGKVHSEINQLRESRGEKTGIISRVEFLQKTEAELSALLSEINDQVIRNQQVVDKRIEHFNKYFSEYSQSLYGEKYVLYYDSRKVKGLRRFEFKIANATGNEGTGKKRAQIAAFDLAYLKMQSELRAETARFTLHDRLETISGNQLQTLFEVADQIDGQFLVCVLADKLTLVDPGLIERATVLKLSQSDKFFRIQ
- a CDS encoding ABC-three component system middle component 6 encodes the protein MIVDFESSPERSLYYLGARIMRELQEAPTGRVELSWLLTRLNSKHGSENSIPLEYCILAADWLFLLGVVSVSPEGDIEKCF